GAAAAGAAGACGATATTTTTTCATAATAAATCCTCTATAGATGTATGTGTATCACATCGCATAAACCCTCAGAACCACTCTTTTCATTTTTACATCCTAAAAATCACTACCTCCCCTAGAGAACTAAGGAAGGCAGTGATCACATTTTTAGGAATTAGGAATGAATACACGAAATCAATCGATCTTATGATTTTTTGTTTTTCAAGAATTCGTCATATTGTTTTTGCATTTCGTTCAATACTTTTTCGTAGGCACCTTCAGATTTCAATTTTTCCATCAATTCTGGAATAGCTTTATCTGGGTCTACAGTACCAGTGTTGATAGCTGTATCGAATTGTTGCATTGTGTTAGAAATGGCTGAGATTTCAGATTTCACATTGTCAGTGTTAAAGATGAATCCAAGTGCTGGAGATTCTTTAGCTTCTGCCAATTGTTTCTTAGAATCTTCGATTTGTTGATCTGTAACGTTTTCGTTGATGTAAAGAATCCAGTTGTTACCAGTGTTCCATCCACCCATGTGAGTATTTCCTTTGTAGCCATCAAGGACGCGTACACGGTTTTCTTTACCTTCAATTTTTTCCCAGTTCTTGCCTTCTGGACCGTAAACAAGACCGTTCAAGAGTTCTGGGTTCGTGTTCAAGAGGTTCAACACTTCCATTGATTTTTCTTTGTTCTTAGAGTTGTTTGAGATAACAAAGTTGGCAACTTGTGTTGTTTGGTTTTTCTTGATAAAGTTAGTGATTGGTTTGATTTGGATGTCTTTGTTAGCAACGCGTGAGAGCAAGCTGTTACCGTAGTCAGCTGGTCCTACTGTTTCTTCACGAACGAACCAAGTATCTTGTTGAAGGTCAAATGAAGTGTCGCTTGTTGCTACGTCTTTTGGAATGTATCCTTCTTCATAGAATTTGTGAAGAGTCTTCAAGTGTTCTTTGAAACGAGGTACTTCGTAACGGTTTACGATCTTAGTAGTGTCTCCTTCAAGGTCGATAACAAATGGAAGTCCGTTTGGTACTGGGTAGTCAAAGTTATCAGATGGGATAAAGTTCTTCGTAACCGCAAATGGTACTACATCTGGAGCTTTTTCTTTGATTTGTTTCAAGACTGGCTCAAGTGTTTCGTATGAAGTTACACCTGAAATATCGATACCGTATTTAGCAAGAAGAGTTCCGTTGAAGGCAAAGTTTTGAGATGATGCAACGTTAGCTGCAACTGGTACTGCATAGATCTTACCGTTTACAGTGTTCCCTTTGATGTAAGCTGGGTCAAGTGCTTTGTAAAGCTCTGCTCCTTCTTTTTTATACAATTCTGTTAAGTCAGCATAAGCACCTTTTTGAGCATTTACGACATAGTTAGATGCAAATGCGATATCATAGTTTTCACCAGATGATGTGATAACAGACATTTTCTTATCATAGTCACCCCATCCAAGGTATTGGATATCCAATTTAGCACCGACTTTTTCTTCGATGATTTTGTTTGCATTTTCTAGCAATTCATCCAAGTTGTCTGGTTTGTCACCGATTTGGTACATTTTGATTACAGGTTTTTCACCTGAAGCAGTATCAGCAGCTTTTTTGTTATTACCTGTAAGGTTTCCACAAGCAGCAAGACCAGCAGCCAAAGCGACTACGCTAGCAGATGCAAAAGCATATTTTTTCCAGTTTTTCATGATAAAAACTCCTTTTTTTATTTTTAAACTTATAAACGATTTAATGATTTGTAACTTCAGTCACTAAGATGAAGTTGGGAAGGGAGAAACGGTGTTTCTCAACAAGTGCTATTCTTTCACACCACCGATCGTCAACCCTTTAACAAAGTAGCGTTGGAAGAATGGATACAGAATCGCGATTGGAAGGGTTGCAACAACAACCATGGCCATACGACCTGTTTCTTTCGGTAGAGCAACTCCCAGTTGGCCAGATAGGCCGACTGCTTTTGCAATGTAGTCCATATTTTGTTGGATTTGCATAAGCAAATATTGCAATGGATACAAGTTGTCACTCTTGATATAAAGAAGGGCGTTGAACCAGTCGTTCCAGAAACCAAGAGCTGTCAAAAGCGTGATGGTTGCGATACCTGGAAGTGACAATGGCAAACAAATCTGGAAGAAGATCCGAGCTTCACTGGCACCATCGATACGAGCAGATTCGAGAATGGCTTCTGGAATGGTCTTCTTGAAGAAGGAACGCATCAAGATGATGTTGAATGGTGAGAGAAGCATTGGAACAATCAAGGCCCAAACGGTATCACCAAGTTGAAGCAGGCGAGTGACCACGATATAGCCTGGTACCAAACCAGCATTGAACAACATACTGAGAAGAGCGAAAATCGTAAAGAATCTGCGGTACTTAAAGGTTGTCCGTGAGATGGCGTAGGCATAAGTGGTTGTGATGAAGACGTTGGTCACTGTTCCGACTACAGTTACAAAAACTGAGATAAAGAGCGCTTGGAGGATCTTATCTTTAAACTGAGCTAGGAACTGGAATCCATCTACACCAAATTTCGAAGGGAAAAAGCTATATCCATACTGGAGGATGCTCTTTTCATCTGTCACCGAAATGATGATAACGAAGATAAAGGGCAAGATACAAGAAAGAGCGATCAAACCAGAGATAATACTAAAGAAGATATCTGCTTTCTTACTGAAGGAGTGAATGCCGACATTATCGATTTTTTCTTTTTTAATTTTCTTTTCTGCCATATTCTCCTCCTTTCTAGAACAAAGCTGAGTTTGGATCGACTCGTCTTGCAAGCAAGTTTGATAGGATAACCAGAATCAAACCGACTACGGATTGGTAAAGACCGGCTGCTGAAGCCATACCGATATCTGCTGTCTGAGTCAAACCATTAAAGACATACACGTCCAAAACGTTGGTTACATTGTAGAGCTGACCAGCATTGTGTGGGATTTGATAGAAGAGACCGAAGTCTGCACGGAAGATATTTCCGACTGCAAGGATGGTCAAGACTGTCACAAGTGGAGTCAACTGAGGAATGGTTACGTTGCGAATGCGTTGCCACTTGCTAGCCCCGTCCACTGTTGCTGCTTCGTAGTAGGTTGGGTCAATTCCCATGATTGTCGCATAGTACATGACACTGCTATATCCAAAGCCTTTCCAAATACCTAGGAAAAGGAGAAGGTATGGCCAAATGCCTAAGTCAGCGTAGAAGTTGACTTCCTTCATGCCAATGGATGTTAGGAAATGGTTGAAGACCCCTTTGTCAATGTTTAGGAAGGCATCTGTAAAGAAACTGATGATAACCCATGACAGGAAGTAAGGGAACAACATAGACGTTTGGAAAATTTTAACCATTCTCTTAGAGCGGAGCTCGCTGAGGATGATGGCAATCCCTACTGATACAATCAAACCGATAAAGATAAAGCCAAGATTGTAGAGAACGGTATTTCGAGTGATGATAAAGGCATCTTTTGAACTGAACAAGAATCTGAAATTATCTAACCCGACCCATTTACTATTCACAATACTATCTATGAAACCATTACTGGTCATATGGTAGTCTTTAAAGGCGACCACATTCCCAAATACTGGAATGTAAAAGAATAGAATCAACCAGAGTGCCCCTGGTAAAACCATCAAGAGAAAGATCCAGTTATCTCTCAAGGTCTTTGAAAACTTTTTCATAATTTCCTCCCTTTTTATTCCTAAAAACTGATTTCATCGAATTTTTAGGTTTGATAACGATTACATTATTAGTATACTCCTATTTGAAGGTCAGGTTAAACTACTAATTATAGAAAAAACTCCACAAATTATTTTTTGTGGAGAAGTTTTTTATAAGAAATAGGTTTCACGAGAAACACTCTGAACAAGGGACACTGTTCTTGTTTTTATACTCAATGAAAATCAAAGAGCAAACTAGGAAGCTAGCCACAGGCTGCTCAAAGCACTGCTTTGAGGTTGCAGATAAAACTGACGAAGTCAGTAACATCTATACGGCAAGGCGAAGCTGACGTGGTTTGAAGAGATTTTCGAAGAGTATTAAGTCGTATAAATCGTCGATGCGGTCGCAATAGTGTGCCACTGATTGGCTGTAGTTGCTGCGAAATCCTTGTCTGCGTAGAAATCAGTAAATGGTAGGATTTCAACTTCTAGCTCGTCGATGCGATCAATCTGACCTGCCAGATAAGCCTCGATGCGACTTTCTGCTCGTTTGATACGTTGCAAGAGTCCGCCCATACGGATATCGACTGTATCCAAGCCAAAGACCTTGTTTTCTTTCAACCATTGGTGGCTAAAGAGAGCATGGAAGTGTTCAATCTCGCTTCTGAGTTTTGGTAATTCTTCTCTGGCGATTTGCTGCAAGCTGACTTTGTCATCGACTTTATAAGTTTCACGAATGCGTCGTCCAACATCTACTTTACTGCTTAAAATCTGGTTCAATTGAGCCTGAGTTTCAAAGAGATAAGAGTAGGCACCAGCTTTTTCTTTGATAGCAGCAAGGGTCACAGCAGCCTGAGCGAAGTGCGGTTTGTCCTGTTCAGGTGTCATGTGTCTGTCAAGAATCGGACAGAGAACATCCTGATAAAAGACATAGCGGTTGGGATTGATACCACTGAGATTGCCTGGCAAGTCTGGCAAGAGATTGGCAAG
The sequence above is a segment of the Streptococcus oralis ATCC 35037 genome. Coding sequences within it:
- a CDS encoding ABC transporter permease; its protein translation is MKKFSKTLRDNWIFLLMVLPGALWLILFFYIPVFGNVVAFKDYHMTSNGFIDSIVNSKWVGLDNFRFLFSSKDAFIITRNTVLYNLGFIFIGLIVSVGIAIILSELRSKRMVKIFQTSMLFPYFLSWVIISFFTDAFLNIDKGVFNHFLTSIGMKEVNFYADLGIWPYLLLFLGIWKGFGYSSVMYYATIMGIDPTYYEAATVDGASKWQRIRNVTIPQLTPLVTVLTILAVGNIFRADFGLFYQIPHNAGQLYNVTNVLDVYVFNGLTQTADIGMASAAGLYQSVVGLILVILSNLLARRVDPNSALF
- a CDS encoding ABC transporter substrate-binding protein, with the protein product MKNWKKYAFASASVVALAAGLAACGNLTGNNKKAADTASGEKPVIKMYQIGDKPDNLDELLENANKIIEEKVGAKLDIQYLGWGDYDKKMSVITSSGENYDIAFASNYVVNAQKGAYADLTELYKKEGAELYKALDPAYIKGNTVNGKIYAVPVAANVASSQNFAFNGTLLAKYGIDISGVTSYETLEPVLKQIKEKAPDVVPFAVTKNFIPSDNFDYPVPNGLPFVIDLEGDTTKIVNRYEVPRFKEHLKTLHKFYEEGYIPKDVATSDTSFDLQQDTWFVREETVGPADYGNSLLSRVANKDIQIKPITNFIKKNQTTQVANFVISNNSKNKEKSMEVLNLLNTNPELLNGLVYGPEGKNWEKIEGKENRVRVLDGYKGNTHMGGWNTGNNWILYINENVTDQQIEDSKKQLAEAKESPALGFIFNTDNVKSEISAISNTMQQFDTAINTGTVDPDKAIPELMEKLKSEGAYEKVLNEMQKQYDEFLKNKKS
- a CDS encoding carbohydrate ABC transporter permease, which codes for MAEKKIKKEKIDNVGIHSFSKKADIFFSIISGLIALSCILPFIFVIIISVTDEKSILQYGYSFFPSKFGVDGFQFLAQFKDKILQALFISVFVTVVGTVTNVFITTTYAYAISRTTFKYRRFFTIFALLSMLFNAGLVPGYIVVTRLLQLGDTVWALIVPMLLSPFNIILMRSFFKKTIPEAILESARIDGASEARIFFQICLPLSLPGIATITLLTALGFWNDWFNALLYIKSDNLYPLQYLLMQIQQNMDYIAKAVGLSGQLGVALPKETGRMAMVVVATLPIAILYPFFQRYFVKGLTIGGVKE